The Gammaproteobacteria bacterium genome includes the window ATCGGCGGCAATGCGCAGCCGGCCCCCGTCGTCCGAGCGCGGCGAACGGATGACGATGTCGACATCGCGCCCGAGCGCGTTCAGCAGGCGGAACAGCCGTTCCAGCGAATACTCCCGGAAGTCGCCCCGCAGGAGCCGCGAGACGTCCGGCTGGGTCAGCCCGAGCAGCCGCCCGGCCTCGGCCTGGGTGATGCCGCGCCGGCGCACCAGCGCGTCGATGCGCCCGACCAGTTCGGCCTTGAGCAGGTGGGCGTCGGCCCCGGGGCGGCCGAGGTCGGCGAACACGTTGCCGGAGCCGGGTTCGATGCGGGTGTCGGGTTCGGTCATGGTCTTATCCTCCGCCATGCTCGTCGTGATGGCGTCCGGCCGCGCGCAGCCGGCGCCGGACGAGGTCCAGTTCCCGCTTCGGGGTGGCCACGCCCCGCTTCGCCTTCTTGCGGAAGGCGT containing:
- a CDS encoding XRE family transcriptional regulator; protein product: MTEPDTRIEPGSGNVFADLGRPGADAHLLKAELVGRIDALVRRRGITQAEAGRLLGLTQPDVSRLLRGDFREYSLERLFRLLNALGRDVDIVIRSPRSDDGGRLRIAADTG